Within Streptomyces sp. SS1-1, the genomic segment GACGGTGGACGTCCAGTTCTGCACGTTGGTGACCTTGGCGGTGACGGAGGCGCCCACCTCGTCCATCGCCTCGCACAACTGGGCGTTGCCGTGCCCGTCGACGGCGTCGAAGACGAGGTCGGCGCCCTGCTCCTTCAGGTCGGCCGCCACCGCGCGGAAGTTGGGCAGCGCGAAGTCGACCTGCTCGGTGACCACCTTGTAGCCCTCGGCCTTCAGGCCGCGTTCCACGAGCCGGGCGTAGGCGGCGGACGCCGGCTGGTTGTACGACACGACGGCGGCCGTGCGGGCGCCGTGCTCGCGCTTGAAGTACCGGTAGACCTCGGTGCCGCCGTACTGGACGCCGTCCCAGCCGGTGGTGCCGTCGCGGGGCGCGAGGCTGCCGTAGATGCCGTACAGGTGCGGATAGGTGTCGTAGGCGGCCCCGATGGGCTGGCCCCCGATGTCGGGCACCCGCGCGCGGGAGACGCGCGGGGCGCCGGCGTAGTCGAGGGCCGTGGTGGCGACGAGGGCGACCACCTCGTCCTCGTCGACGAGGCGGTGCACGCACTCGTTGTTGCCGACGCCGCTGCCGCCGTCGTCGCACAGCCGTACCTCGACCCGGCGGCCGTCGATGCCGCCGCGTGCGTTGAGCCGGTCGAACCAGGCCCGGGCGCCGTCGCGCGGCCCGGTGAAGGCGCTGCCGCCGACGGGGCTGGTGGCGCTGGTGACGATGCCGACGCGGATCGGGGCGCGGTCGGCGGGCGGGGAGGATCCGTCCCGGTCGCGGTGGGCGAAGTCGCTCTCCGGCAGCCGGCTGCCGCAGGCGGTCCCGAGGGCCAGCACCATCACGGCGATCGCCGCCTCAGCACCCC encodes:
- a CDS encoding ABC transporter substrate-binding protein; this translates as MGRRSRGAEAAIAVMVLALGTACGSRLPESDFAHRDRDGSSPPADRAPIRVGIVTSATSPVGGSAFTGPRDGARAWFDRLNARGGIDGRRVEVRLCDDGGSGVGNNECVHRLVDEDEVVALVATTALDYAGAPRVSRARVPDIGGQPIGAAYDTYPHLYGIYGSLAPRDGTTGWDGVQYGGTEVYRYFKREHGARTAAVVSYNQPASAAYARLVERGLKAEGYKVVTEQVDFALPNFRAVAADLKEQGADLVFDAVDGHGNAQLCEAMDEVGASVTAKVTNVQNWTSTVAEDYKDAPRCRNALWATGSSRNFEDTAHPAVREFRDATKGLPAHSQWQLEGWAAARWFTEAARACADRGVTRACVDDHINRGEGFTAGGLLLPVVFERLPEPPKSRRTCLSVARWEDGRGWVSQGDMNRTCFEVPQLPYRP